Proteins found in one Odocoileus virginianus isolate 20LAN1187 ecotype Illinois chromosome 10, Ovbor_1.2, whole genome shotgun sequence genomic segment:
- the MMP13 gene encoding collagenase 3, whose protein sequence is MHPRVLAGFLFFSWTACWSLPLPSDEDSEDLSEEDFQFAENYLKSYYYPQNPAGILKKSAASSVIDRLREMQSFFGLEVTGRLDDNTLDIMKKPRCGVPDVGEYNVFPRTLKWSKMNLTYRIVNYTPDLTHSEVEKAFRKAFKVWSDVTPLNFTRIHNGTADIMISFGTKEHGDFYPFDGPSGLLAHAFPPGPNYGGDAHFDDDETWTSSSKGYNLFLVAAHEFGHSLGLDHSKDPGALMFPIYTYTGKSHFMLPDDDVQGIQSLYGPGDEDPNSKHPKTPDKCDPSLSLDAITSLRGETLIFKDRFFWRLHPQQVEAELFLTKSFWPELPNRIDAAYEHPSHDLIFIFRGRKFWALSGYDILEDYPKKISELGFPKDVKKISAALHFEDSGKTLFFSENQVWSYDDTNQVMDKDYPRLIEEVFPGIGDKVDAVYQKNGYIYFFNGPIQFEYSIWSNRIVRVMPTNSLLWC, encoded by the exons ATGCACCCAAGGGTCCTGGCTGGCTTCCTCTTCTTCAGCTGGACGGCTTGTTGGTCCCTGCCCCTTCCCAGTGATGAAGATTCTGAAGACTTGTCTGAGGAAGACTTCCAGTTTGCAGAG AACTACCTGAAATCGTACTACTATCCTCAGAATCCTGCTGGAATCCTGAAGAAAAGTGCAGCAAGCTCTGTGATTGACAGGCTTAGAGAAATGCAGTCATTTTTCGGCTTAGAGGTGACTGGCAGACTTGATGATAACACCTTAGATATCATGAAAAAACCAAGATGTGGGGTCCCTGATGTGGGTGAATACAATGTTTTTCCTCGAACTCTCAAGTGGTCCAAAATGAACTTAACCTACAG AATTGTGAATTATACACCTGATCTGACTCATTCTGAAGTGGAAAAGGCCTTCAGAAAAGCCTTCAAGGTGTGGTCTGATGTGACACCTCTGAATTTTACCAGAATTCACAATGGCACTGCTGATATCATGATCTCTTTTGGAACTAAAG AGCATGGCGACTTCTACCCATTTGATGGACCCTCTGGTCTGTTGGCTCATGCTTTCCCTCCTGGACCAAATTATGGAGGAGATGCTCATTTTGATGATGATGAAACCTGGACAAGTAGTTCCAAAG GCTACAACTTGTTTCTTGTTGCTGCCCATGAGTTTGGCCATTCCTTAGGTCTGGACCACTCCAAGGACCCAGGAGCACTCATGTTTCCCATCTACACCTACACTGGCAAAAGCCACTTTATGCTTCCTGATGATGATGTCCAAGGGATTCAGTCTCTCTATG gtCCAGGAGATGAAGACCCCAACTCCAAACATCCGAAAACGCCGGACAAATGCGACCCTTCCTTATCCCTTGATGCCATTACCAGTCTCCGCGGAGAAACACTCATCTTTAAAGACAG ATTCTTCTGGCGGCTGCATCCTCAGCAGGTTGAAGCAGAGCTGTTTTTAACAAAATCGTTTTGGCCAGAACTTCCCAACCGTATTGATGCCGCCTATGAGCACCCTTCCCATGACCTTATCTTCATCTTTAGAG GCAGAAAATTTTGGGCACTTAGTGGTTATGATATTCTGGAAGATTATCCAAAAAAAATATCTGAACTGGGATTTCCAAAAGATGTTAAAAAGATCAGTGCAGCCCTTCACTTTGAGGATTCAGGGAAGACGCTCTTCTTCTCAGAAAACCAAGTCTGGAG CTATGATGACACTAACCAGGTGATGGATAAAGACTACCCCAGACTCATTGAAGAGGTCTTCCCAGGAATTGGTGATAAAGTAGATGCTGTCTACCAGAAAAATG gttatatctattttttcaatGGACCCATACAGTTTGAATACAGCATCTGGAGTAACCGTATTGTTCGAGTCATGCCAACAAATTCCTTATTGTGGtgttaa